AAGCCGGTTCACGACGTGGGTATTCAGGATAGCTGCCAATTATCTGAGCGATTATAAGAAGAACATGTTTTCAAAATATCCGCTCAGCTTTGAGTTCTATGGAGAGGACATCGCCGGAGGAAGGGAAAAGGACATACCTGACCTGACCCAGGGAGTAGAACAGGCCATTTTAGAAGAAGAGCTTAAAATGTCCTGCACCAATGTGATGCTCCAGTGTCTGGACAAAGAGAGCCGCTGCATCTTTATACTCGGTACGATGTTCAAAGTGGACAGCACGATCGCGGGGGATATTCTCGGGATCTCACCTGAGGCCTACCGGAAGCGTCTCTCCCGTGTGCGCGCAAAGATGGCCGGGTTTATGAGAGAATACTGCGGACTGGAGGGCGGTATGTGCAGCTGCAGGAAGCGGATCAATTACGCCATCGCAAGTCACAGGCTTCGGCCGGATGATCTGGAGTATTCCGCTCTGGAGAAGGGGAAGGATGAGATCCTGAACGGATTTAAAAATGCGATGGAGCGTGTAGATGATCTGTCCTTTGTCTTTTCCGGCATGCCTTTCTATCACGGAGGCAGAGAGGTAAAAGAATGGCTGCAGAGATTTTTTGATTCAGATGAATACCGTACGATCACAGAGGCATAAGGAGGGAAGCGTATGAACCTGCAGATGATTTTGGAGTATTTAAACCGCCTGAAAGAAAACAACAACAGGGAGTGGTACCATGAGCATAAGCCGGAATACGAGGCGGCGGCAGGAGAATTCCTGAAGCTTGTGGAGGCTCTTATGATGGAGCTTGGGAAAGAGGAGCCGGGTATCTTGAGGCACGAACCAAAGAAGCTTACGTACAAGCTTGTCAGGGATACCCGTTTCAGTAAGGACAAGTCTCCGTATAACCCCGCGTTCAGGGTGCATTTGTCCGAGGGCGGCAAGCAGCCGGTCCCGGCCGGATATTACCTGATGCTCACGCCGGGGGGCTCATTCCTCGGGGGAGGTCTGTTTGCAGATATTTTTAAAGAAGAGACAGGGATGATGCGGGATTATATAGCCGCACACGGCGAAGAGTGGGAGGCGGTTATCCGTGACGAAAGCTTCAGCAGTCTCTTTGAAGTAAAGGGTACTGCCCTGAAAAATGTACCTGCCGGATACGACAGGGAACACCCGCAGGCACAATATCTGAAAAACAAGAGCTGGTACGTAGAATACCCGCTGGCAGATGAAGCGCTGGCCGACGCAGACAGATTTATCAGTGAGACAGTGGAAGTGTGCAGGATCATAAAACCGTTCAATGAGTTTATCAATAAAGCGCTGGCGGGGTCACCGTTTTTAAGGCAATCGTAAAAAAGCAGCGTTTTACGTGAATTTTACAAAAGCTTTTCTGTTACAGGATTTCAGTTCTTTCATTTATGCGTTACACTCAGCGTATGTGCCCTGGCAGACCGGCACTGCCCTCGTCATAAATAATCCGGATAAAAGAGGGCATTCTATGAGAAAGAACATAATAGAGGATGAAGGATATCATGAAAGAAAAGCAAAAGGGAATATCATACAAAGAGATAAGAGAAAATGAAGAATTACAACTGCTGATCGAAAATGGAAATTCTGTGCTGAAGGTGCTTGGATTCACGGAGCATTCCAGAAGACATGCGGCAAAAGTGGCTGACCGGGCGGGCAGGATACTGAAAGAACTCGGCTACGGGAAACATGAGATAGAGCTGGCTAAAATTGCCGGGTACATGCATGACATCGGAAACAGCGTAAACCGCCATGACCACGCCCATACAGGCGCAGTGCTCGCGTACGGAATATTAAAAGATCTGGGAATGCCGTTCAAAGATGTGCTCACGGTGACGACGGCGATCGGCAACCATGATGAGGCGACGGGAACAGCGGTGGATGTCGTGTCCGCGGCGCTTATCCTTGCCGACAAGACGGATGTCCGCCGCAACCGTGTGCAGAATCTGGTGATCGCCAATTTTGATATCCATGACAGGGTGAATTATGCCGCGCTGTCTTCCGTGCTGGATGTGGATAAGGAGAAGAAAAATATCCGCATGACGCTGGAGCTGGATGATTCTATGTGTTCCGTGATGGATTATTTTGAAATATTTATGAACCGCATGATAATGTGCCGCAGAGCGGCAGAAGTGTTCGACTGTCAGTTTAAGCTTGTGGCAAACGGCAACAAACTGTGTTAGTGAGCGGTTAACGGCAATATTTTCGCGCGATCTGCTTGTCACCCGGGAATGAATCATATACAATGATTAGAGAAAAGAGGTGTGACATGAATAACCAGTTTGGAAAATCACTTCGTTCTCAGATGGAGAAAGCCGGGGTAAAAGAAAGCGAGCTGGCGGATGCGCTCAGCTATGATGCCACATATATCAGCAAATGGATGAATGGAAGTAAACTGCCGTCGGAGCGGAATGCAGAACGGATCATCGGGCAGATGGCGGATTTCTTTACGGCGCGTACCGATGCGGCGGATGAGGCGGAGAGGGAAGCCGGGAGGCAGAAATGTCTGGCGGACTTGAAAATGTCCTACGCCGGCGACCGGAATTACCACATATTCCAGGATTATAACAATAACGAGATGTCCTTCGCGGATAACCTGCAGATGCTGATACAGCTGACGAGAGCCGCTTTTGTACAGGCCTTGAACATGTACGGCGGATGTATCAGCATTACGGCTACTTTTGACCTTTTCCGCCTGTACGGGAAAGAATTCAGGAAGTTGATGACGGAGCTGCACGGCGCAGGAGTGAAGAAGGTGGAGCTGCGACTGGCGCTGGATCCGGAGGAGCTGGCAGCAGATCATAATTATTACGCAGCCAGTATTATAAATACGATCGGAAGCTTTGATTATATAGAGATGTATATTGTCAGCAGGAAACCGGAGCAGCCGCGCATACTCGTCATAAATGATCTGCTCTGCCTGCAGGTTCTCTGGAACATGGGCGGTGAGACAGGGGCTGTCTTTTCTATGGAACATAAGATAATAAGGCAGTTTTCCGGTATCTGCCAGCAGGTGATGGAAGCGGGGGAAAAGCTGCTGGATCCGGCGGAGCCGGAGAGTCTGAGACGGACCAATGTGCAGCTTGACTCTTATTCTGACCGCCGTCAGTGGCAGTTTTTTAACGAACCGCCCGCCATGCTCTTCCCGAAGGAGATCATGGACGTATTTATTGCAAATGCAGAGGATGACAGTTACGCGCGTTATCTTGTGAAACTGAAAAATGTATTCGCCAGGCATACGTGCAAGGCGCGGATCGATCTGGTGCTGTATTCCTCCAAGCTGAATGAGTATCTCACAAACGGAAATATCAGTGTCGGTAACGTCAGCCATCATCTGACCGCGGAGCAGACACGCAGCCATCTGACATATTTGAGCAGAGTCATGTCGGAGAATCCGCAGATCAGGCTTTATGTGATCCGTGATACTGTCGTGCTCAGCGAGGAACTCAGAAGAGCGCCGTCCATTTTTCTCGATACGTATTCCCTGAATATTGAAAATTCTAAAAAACAGCCGAACGATAATTATCATATCTCTTTGGACCCGCGTATGCGGGGCGCCTTCCAGCAATTCTTTGAAAATATGCTCGGCATGCCTTTCTGCAACCGGCTGACAGCAGAAGATGTGCTCCGTTATCTGTAAAACCAGTTTTCCGGCGGACTTGAATTTCTTGAATTCAGGTCCGTTTTTCTGTTTGTCAATTCATTCACATTGGTTCAAGTGTAAACCGGCAGAAAGGATTTTATAATAAAGCCATAGCAGCAATGCTGCAGAGGATCCGGCCGCAGACAAAATGACGGTCTGCGGGCAACACTTAACACTACATTTTTTAGAAAAGGGGGAACAGATATGGAAGAAAACAGGGCGAAAATTGGACAGGTGATCGCCATAGGCGGGGCGTTCATGGGATTTGTCATCGGCTCCAGCTTCGCGTCGGGACAAGAATGCATGCAGTATTTCAGCGGCTTTGGCGTGGCAGGAAGTATCGGGGCCGGGGCGATAGCGCTCATACTTTACGCATGGTTCGTAAGCACGATCGTGGAAGACGGAAGATATCTGAAGCTGAATAACTCCGGCAAGATGTTTAATTTCTACCTCGGCAAATATCTCGGGTTTGTGATGGAATGGTTTACGCCGATCATGTTGTTTTTCGTATATTCCATGATGATCTCAGGCGCAGGTTCGACGTTTGAGGAGTATTATGGAGTGAACGGGAATATCGGACGTGCGGTCATGATCATCGCTTCGCTTGGAACTGTCCTGCTCGGGCTTGAGAAACTGGTCAAGATCGTGGGCTACATCGCACCGGTTCTGCTCGTTGTTACGATGTTCATCGGCATCTTATCCATTGTGAACAATCCGGAAGGCATCGCGCTGGCAGATCAGAACCTGAAGACAGTCCAGGTGAATACGAATTTTAATAACTGGGCGTTATCAGGACTTATGTATGGCGCGTATACGGTCACGGGGGTCGTGCCATACCTGGCGGATATCGGGAAATCTACGGCGACGAACAGGAAGAACTCTATACTGGGAGGTCTGTTTGGAGGAGGCGCTTTCCTGATCGCCGTAATGATCCTGAACTTCGGGCTTCTGGCCAATATCACGGATGTCTACAACCTGGAGATCCCGTCTCTTTTTGTGGCGGCATCTATAAGTCCGGTATTTGGTCATGTTTTTTCCGTGCTGTTGCTCCTTGGTATCTATACAACGGCGGTGCCTATGCTTTATACGGTCTGCAATAAAATATCCTCTGACGGAAAGAGCAGGGCATACCGTATCGCAGCCGTTGTAACAGCCATCGTGAGCATTTTCGGCGGACAGCTGTCGTTCTCGACAATGATCAGTATCATTTATCCGATTTCCGGATATGCGGGCATCGTAATTTTTGCCGGAATGATCTACACTAAGTATATCAGAAAGAAAAAATATGAAGATTTTGATGAAGCAGATGTTCTTATCAAGAAAATATAAAGGAGGATCATTATGAAAAAAGTATTGGTAACCGGAGGCACACAGGGAGTTGGTCTTGAAACTGTAAAATTACTGCTCGGACAGGGATATGAGGTACATATTACATACCGGCGCTCTGCGGGTAAGGCAGAGGAGCTTATGCGGGAAAATCCGGGGCGCCTGTTTGCGTATAAGCTGGACCAGGGAAAACTCGAAGAGATCGAGGATGCTGATTTTCTGACAGAGCATGAATGGTACGGCGTGATTTTTAACGCTGCCCTCGGCTCAGGGACTGTCAAAGATTATGCAGAACAGGGAGACCCGCTGAAAGCGGCAAATGATGTGGCGATGATGACGGTAAATGCCCTTGGCCCTCTTTGGATATACAAAAAGATCCAGCCGGTGATCGAGGCAAAGACGGAAAAGACAAAACTGATCTTCATTTCCTCGGTCGGAGGCGGGATCGCCTGTTTCCCGAAGTTCACTTTAAGCGACGGCATGAGTAAATGTGCGGTGGCATATCTTGCCAGACAGCTGGCGGCAGAAAATACACACACGCCGATCGACGTATTCTGCATCAGCCCGGGGGCGATCGAGACACCGATGTTCTATTCCAGTACATTAAAGGATATGACGCCGGAGGAACGGGCGGCGTTTGATGCCGCACAGGCGAAGAAAAGACTGATCCAGCCGTCCGAGATCGCGTTCTGGCTGGGAGAACTGCTGCGGGATGAATCTACTCTCATGCATGGAGCTAATATTGACGCTACCATGGGGCTCGGCGTGCGCCCCGGCATACAGACAGAGGCGGGACTGGAACACAATTAAAGGGAGGTGGGCAGAATGCTCGAATTTTTATCAGAACGCGGGAAAAAGTGGGTTCGGACCTTGCCGCCGCTCGTGAAGGCCCATTTTGATAATTTTTATAATATGTATGACAAAGAGACAAATCCGAAAGGCTTGATCAATATGGGGACCGCGGAAAGCCATCTCGTCAACGGGGAAGTCTGCGGCCTTCTGCGAAAAGCGGCAGAGCGCATGGATCTGACAGGGTACAATATCCATTATAATAAGTTCGAGGGCAGTGATGAGTTCCGCTCGGCCATCGCGGACCACTGGCAGAAGCTTATTTTCGGAGCCGGAAGCGAAGTGAAGCTGAGGAAAGAGAATGTGGCGGTATGTGCAGGCTGTACAGTTGCGCTTGAGACGCTGGCTACACTTCTGGCGGAGCCGGGAGATGTGTTCCTCATTCCGTCGCCATATTATTCCAGCTTTGTAGATGACATTCATGAACGCGCAGGGGTGATCCCTGTCGGTGTACCCTGCGATGAAAGTCTGGACAGAGAAGCGTTTGAAGAGGCTTATGCAGGAGTGGTGAAGGAAGGGAAAAGAGTGAGAGCCGTGCTCTTTTCTTCGCCGAATAACCCTGTCGGGACGGTATACGGCGAGGCGGCGGTGCGGGGTCTGCTTGACTTTGCCATGGAGCATGACCTGGATGTGATATCCGATGAGATATACGCGCAGACCGTCTTTGATCCTGAGGCTGAATTTGTCAGCACGCTGAAGCTGGTTCCGGATGCATACCGTCACAGAGTGCACGTCACGAGCAGTTTTGCAAAGGACTTTGTCCTGTCCGGGTTCAGAACGGGCTTGTGTATATCGTTTAACCCTTGTATTATACAGGGATTTGCATCGATCATATATTACTCCTGCGTCTCCTCCCACACCCAGTCGCTGCTCACGGCCCTGCTGAGATCCCCTGAGCTTCCCGGCATCATGGAGCTATCAAGAAAGCGGCTTGCGCAGGCATATGATATGATCACCAACGGGTTTGAAGCGATAGGCGTACGGACGATGAAGGCGCAGGCCGGCATATTTGTTATGGCAGACTTTTCTGCTTACATGGAAAAGCAGGAATTTGAGGCGGAACATACATTGTGGGAAAGGATATACAATGAGCTGATGATCAATGTGTCTCCGGGGCAGCTGTTTGGTTGTACCAGACCGGGCTGGTTCCGCGCGTGCTATGCTTTTGACCGCGACACGGTGGAAGAGGCGTGCCGGAGGCTTAAGACACTAAAAATATAAAATTGAAGAGACAGATTTCATTTTAATTTTTTACTATGAACGGCAATATGATGTTATAATTGTAGTTAAATAGCTTTTGTGCTTCATGAAAGGGAACCTATGCAGAAGATATTTAAGAAGTATACGATTATAATAATGTCTATTGCCGTTCTTTCTATACTTGTGATCAATTTTTTTCTTTCGGAAAATGCACTGCGGGGAAGGCAGCTTGAAACATTTCACGCAAAGATAGACCAGGTTATCCAGACAATGGAAAATAACCAGACAGAGCTGGCTTCCATTAAAAAGAACCTGGACGAGGATTACCTGACCCGTGCAAGGGCTGCGGCTTATGTGGTGGAGAAGAATCCCGGAGTGCTTGACAGTGTGGAGGAGCTTGAGAATCTGGCTTCCCTTTTGAATGTGGATGAGCTGCATGTGACAGAATCAGACGGGATCATCCGTTATTCCTCCGTTCCAAAATATATCGGCCTGGATTTTCATAACGGGAAGCAGATGAGAGGCTTTCTTCCCATACTGGAAAGCGCAGGCGGCGATGAGTATATTATACAGGAGGCACAGCCTAACACAGCGGAAAAGAAGATGATGAAGTATGTGGGCGTCTCAAGGAAGGGCGTGAAAGGACTTGTGCAGGTGGGACTTGAGCCGGTGCGCCAGATGGAGGCACAGGAGAGAAACACGTATGATTATATATTCTCCAGATTCCCGACAGATGTGGGGGAAGGCTTCTTTGCGATGGACGTGGACAGCGGGGAGATTGTCGCGTACACCGGACGAAGCGAAGAGATAGCCGGACTGGAAGATCGCGGTCTCGAGAGTCTGAAAAAGTGTGAGACAGGGGCGTTCCAAACTCTGGCCGGCGGGACGCAGAACTATGTCGTCACGAGATCCCATGAAGGCGTGCTCATAGGCGCATTTATATCGAATGCCGCGCTGTACCACACTTTCTGGAAAAATATACTGCTTACATTTCTCTATCTGCTGGCTGTGGAGATCGTTGCGGTACTCTTGCTGAACTATCTCGTGAAACAAAAGGTCGTAAGCGGCATACACAAGCTCCGGGACGGCCTGTCCAGAATAACAAAAGGAGAGCTGGGTACGACAGTGGAAGTGGGAGGCGCTCCGGAGTTCTTCGACTTAAGCCATGGCATTAACTCTATGGTAAAAAGCGTCGTGAACAGCTCGGACCGGATCTCGAAAATCATTGCCATGTCACAGATCCCTCTTGCGGCGTTTGAGTATCAGAATGATATGGACTATGTCTTTGTTACGTCCAAACTAGGAGAACTGCTCGATATGGATAAGGAAATGCTGGAGCGGTATACGAAAGAACCGGCGGCATTTTTGCAGATGATCCGTGTGTTCATGGAAGGTCCGGTTGAAAATGAAGAGGATGTGTACCGCGCCGGCGCACAGAAATATGTGCGGATCCATTTCACCATAGAGGAGACGGGGTATTATGGAACGGTTACAGATGCCACGAAAGAAATGATGGATAAGCGGCAGATGCTGTATGAAAATAACCACGACCAGCTGACCGGGCTTGCGAGATATCCGTACTTTAAAGAGACGGCTTCACAGGTACTGTGCAGTTTAAAAGAGGATGAAATATGCGCCTGTGTCATGATAGATCTGGACGCATTCAAAAGTATCAATGATACGTATGGGCATGATGTGGGGGACAGGTATCTTCAGGAGTTTGCGCAGGTCATGAAAGAGCTGCCGAAAGATCATTGTCTTGTGTCAAGGCGTTCCGGAGATGAATTCTGTATCTTTGTCTTCGGATTCGAGACGGAAGACGAGATAAGGACTCTGCTGGATGGGTTCTGGAAGGAGCTGCATACCAGGGCAGTCAGCCTTGGAACAGGAGAGAAATGTATGATAAGTGCCTCCGGCGGTTATGTATGTACGAATGACAGAGAAATGAGCATGATCAGGCTGCTTCAGCAGGCAGATAAGGAATTGTACGAAGTAAAACGAAAAAACAAAGGACACTACTCTTGGCGGCAGTGTACGAGATAGATAAGGAGCGTACGGATATGAAAAGCAGCAGGCTTTTTCAAATTTTATATCTGCTGATGGAGCGCCGCGACGTGACCGCGGGCATGCTTGCAGAGCGGCTGGAAGTCTCTGTCAGGACAATATACAGGGATCTGGACGCGCTGTCGGCGGCGGGGATCCCGGTATATGCCCAGAAGGGACAGGGAGGCGGGATCCGTCTGATGGAAGAGTTTAAGATGGACCGTTCCCTGCTGAGCGGGGAACAGCAGGAGCAGATCCTGACGGCGCTGCAGAGTCTCGACTCGGTAGGCGCGATCGAGGGCAGCAGTCTTCTCACACAGATGTCCGGCCTGTTCGGTAAAAAGGCCGTTGGATGGCTGGAAGTTGATTTCGGCAGCTGGGGAGCTATGAAGAAGGAGAAAGAATATTTTGAGATATGCAGGGAGGCGATCCTTCACTGCAG
This is a stretch of genomic DNA from [Clostridium] hylemonae DSM 15053. It encodes these proteins:
- a CDS encoding RNA polymerase sigma factor, translating into MDDTLQNEMACLVGRAVAGDKSAVEKILTEIQDLVFNFSLRMLGTIADAEDASQEILIKVMTNLSSFRRESRFTTWVFRIAANYLSDYKKNMFSKYPLSFEFYGEDIAGGREKDIPDLTQGVEQAILEEELKMSCTNVMLQCLDKESRCIFILGTMFKVDSTIAGDILGISPEAYRKRLSRVRAKMAGFMREYCGLEGGMCSCRKRINYAIASHRLRPDDLEYSALEKGKDEILNGFKNAMERVDDLSFVFSGMPFYHGGREVKEWLQRFFDSDEYRTITEA
- a CDS encoding DUF2461 domain-containing protein: MNLQMILEYLNRLKENNNREWYHEHKPEYEAAAGEFLKLVEALMMELGKEEPGILRHEPKKLTYKLVRDTRFSKDKSPYNPAFRVHLSEGGKQPVPAGYYLMLTPGGSFLGGGLFADIFKEETGMMRDYIAAHGEEWEAVIRDESFSSLFEVKGTALKNVPAGYDREHPQAQYLKNKSWYVEYPLADEALADADRFISETVEVCRIIKPFNEFINKALAGSPFLRQS
- a CDS encoding diguanylate cyclase, which translates into the protein MQKIFKKYTIIIMSIAVLSILVINFFLSENALRGRQLETFHAKIDQVIQTMENNQTELASIKKNLDEDYLTRARAAAYVVEKNPGVLDSVEELENLASLLNVDELHVTESDGIIRYSSVPKYIGLDFHNGKQMRGFLPILESAGGDEYIIQEAQPNTAEKKMMKYVGVSRKGVKGLVQVGLEPVRQMEAQERNTYDYIFSRFPTDVGEGFFAMDVDSGEIVAYTGRSEEIAGLEDRGLESLKKCETGAFQTLAGGTQNYVVTRSHEGVLIGAFISNAALYHTFWKNILLTFLYLLAVEIVAVLLLNYLVKQKVVSGIHKLRDGLSRITKGELGTTVEVGGAPEFFDLSHGINSMVKSVVNSSDRISKIIAMSQIPLAAFEYQNDMDYVFVTSKLGELLDMDKEMLERYTKEPAAFLQMIRVFMEGPVENEEDVYRAGAQKYVRIHFTIEETGYYGTVTDATKEMMDKRQMLYENNHDQLTGLARYPYFKETASQVLCSLKEDEICACVMIDLDAFKSINDTYGHDVGDRYLQEFAQVMKELPKDHCLVSRRSGDEFCIFVFGFETEDEIRTLLDGFWKELHTRAVSLGTGEKCMISASGGYVCTNDREMSMIRLLQQADKELYEVKRKNKGHYSWRQCTR
- a CDS encoding SDR family oxidoreductase, which translates into the protein MKKVLVTGGTQGVGLETVKLLLGQGYEVHITYRRSAGKAEELMRENPGRLFAYKLDQGKLEEIEDADFLTEHEWYGVIFNAALGSGTVKDYAEQGDPLKAANDVAMMTVNALGPLWIYKKIQPVIEAKTEKTKLIFISSVGGGIACFPKFTLSDGMSKCAVAYLARQLAAENTHTPIDVFCISPGAIETPMFYSSTLKDMTPEERAAFDAAQAKKRLIQPSEIAFWLGELLRDESTLMHGANIDATMGLGVRPGIQTEAGLEHN
- a CDS encoding HD domain-containing protein, with translation MKEKQKGISYKEIRENEELQLLIENGNSVLKVLGFTEHSRRHAAKVADRAGRILKELGYGKHEIELAKIAGYMHDIGNSVNRHDHAHTGAVLAYGILKDLGMPFKDVLTVTTAIGNHDEATGTAVDVVSAALILADKTDVRRNRVQNLVIANFDIHDRVNYAALSSVLDVDKEKKNIRMTLELDDSMCSVMDYFEIFMNRMIMCRRAAEVFDCQFKLVANGNKLC
- a CDS encoding aminotransferase class I/II-fold pyridoxal phosphate-dependent enzyme codes for the protein MLEFLSERGKKWVRTLPPLVKAHFDNFYNMYDKETNPKGLINMGTAESHLVNGEVCGLLRKAAERMDLTGYNIHYNKFEGSDEFRSAIADHWQKLIFGAGSEVKLRKENVAVCAGCTVALETLATLLAEPGDVFLIPSPYYSSFVDDIHERAGVIPVGVPCDESLDREAFEEAYAGVVKEGKRVRAVLFSSPNNPVGTVYGEAAVRGLLDFAMEHDLDVISDEIYAQTVFDPEAEFVSTLKLVPDAYRHRVHVTSSFAKDFVLSGFRTGLCISFNPCIIQGFASIIYYSCVSSHTQSLLTALLRSPELPGIMELSRKRLAQAYDMITNGFEAIGVRTMKAQAGIFVMADFSAYMEKQEFEAEHTLWERIYNELMINVSPGQLFGCTRPGWFRACYAFDRDTVEEACRRLKTLKI
- a CDS encoding helix-turn-helix domain-containing protein, whose protein sequence is MNNQFGKSLRSQMEKAGVKESELADALSYDATYISKWMNGSKLPSERNAERIIGQMADFFTARTDAADEAEREAGRQKCLADLKMSYAGDRNYHIFQDYNNNEMSFADNLQMLIQLTRAAFVQALNMYGGCISITATFDLFRLYGKEFRKLMTELHGAGVKKVELRLALDPEELAADHNYYAASIINTIGSFDYIEMYIVSRKPEQPRILVINDLLCLQVLWNMGGETGAVFSMEHKIIRQFSGICQQVMEAGEKLLDPAEPESLRRTNVQLDSYSDRRQWQFFNEPPAMLFPKEIMDVFIANAEDDSYARYLVKLKNVFARHTCKARIDLVLYSSKLNEYLTNGNISVGNVSHHLTAEQTRSHLTYLSRVMSENPQIRLYVIRDTVVLSEELRRAPSIFLDTYSLNIENSKKQPNDNYHISLDPRMRGAFQQFFENMLGMPFCNRLTAEDVLRYL